A single genomic interval of Prunus dulcis chromosome 5, ALMONDv2, whole genome shotgun sequence harbors:
- the LOC117626894 gene encoding uncharacterized protein LOC117626894: MVLWEITLGTAYFLGLRRTYRLALKIQRRLISPKHPKIRQFAHRRTRAVFDVAIKVHKSIQERDIEVGRNLGNRILRWLDRMKPEAQIRGPQEKPPTSASVMNKVNSSHLKTPGSTQITRNQESDRHLFSTMTNMWSKPLPPITMMMRSRKPSGMINQYRHLCMNVPQPLRSNYSAGAFGGVIRKDIMQWMLQK, from the exons ATGGTGCTGTGGGAGATCACATTAGGAACAGCCTATTTCTTGGGGCTGAGGCGCACTTATAGACTGGCTCTGAAGATTCAGCGACGCCTCATAAGCCCTAAGCACCCCAAGATCCGTCAATTTGCTCACAG GCGAACACGTGCTGTGTTTGATGTAGCTATCAAGGTTCACAAGAGCATACAGGAAAGAGACATAGAAGTTGGTCGAAATCTTGGTAACCGGATCCTACGATGGCTTGATCGGATGAAACCCGAAGCTCAGATTCGGGGTCCTCAGGAAAAACCCCCCACCAGTGCTAGCGTGATGAATAAGGTAAACTCCTCCCACCTCAAAACTCCTGGAAGCACCCAGATAACCAGAAATCAGGAATCCGACAGGCATCTGTTTTCAACAATGACCAATATGTGGTCTAAACCCCTTCCTCCAATTACAATGATGATGAGATCACGAAAGCCTTCTGGGATGATAAACCAGTACAGGCACTTATGCATGAATGTGCCTCAACCGTTAAGATCGAACTACAGTGCAGGTGCGTTTGGGGGAGTTATACGGAAAGATATAATGCAGTGGATGCTGCAAAAATGA
- the LOC117628278 gene encoding binding partner of ACD11 1-like has translation MSVTITLAPDYELPPAATAANVTENKSPGGAESALRKAEDVVSGMLAKGFVLGKDAVNKAKNFDEKHQLTSTASEKVASFDKKIGLSEKISAGTSVVGDKVREVDQKFQVSEKTKSAFAAAEQTVSNAGSAIMKNRYVFTSASWVTGAFNKVAKAAGEVGQKTKEKVGMVEEEKHRKIEDDYAQVLSESPKASAPSEHDPSKPEPVKGLIL, from the exons ATGTCAGTCACCATAACTCTGGCTCCAGATTACGAGTTGCCACCTGCTGCTACAGCAGCCAAT GTAACTGAGAATAAATCGCCTGGTGGGGCTGAATCTGCATTACGGAAGGCAGAGGATGTTGTTAGTGGCATGCTTGCCAAGGGGTTTGTCCTGGGCAAAGATGCAGTCAACAAGGCAAAGAATTTTGATGAGAAGCACCAGTTGACCTCAACAGCTTCAGAAAAAGTTGCTTCTTTTGACAAAAAGATTGGGCTCAGTGAGAAAATAAGCGCTGGTACCTCTGTGGTTGGTGACAAAGTTCGCGAAGTGGATCAGAAATTTCAGGTCTCAGAGAAAACCAAATCAGCTTTTGCAGCTGCTGAGCAGACAGTGAGTAACGCTGGATCTGCTATAATGAAGAACCGGTATGTGTTTACCAGTGCTTCATGGGTTACAGGTGCTTTTAATAAGGTTGCAAAGGCAGCTGGGGAGGTTGgtcagaaaacaaaagagaaagtCGGAATGGTTGAAGAGGAGAAACATAGGAAAATAGAGGATGACTATGCTCAAGTTCTATCTGAGTCTCCAAAAGCATCTGCGCCATCCGAGCATGACCCGTCCAAGCCAGAACCTGTTAAAGGTTTGATCCTCTGA
- the LOC117629371 gene encoding syntaxin-22-like isoform X2, with amino-acid sequence MSFRDLEAGRGLGFSRRDIVNGKQDPTQAVASGIFQINTAVSTFQRLVNTIGTPKDTPELREKLHKTRLHIGQLVKDTSEKLKQVSERDHHTEVNASKKITDAKLAKDFQAVLREFQKAQRLAAERETAYAPFVPQAVLPSRQEVVLLDNEISFNEAIIEEREQGIQEIQQQIGEVNEIFKDLAILVHEQGTMIDDIGSNIEGAHAATGQAKSQLVKASKTQRSNSSLTCLLLVIFGIVLLIVIVVLAA; translated from the exons ATGAGCTTTCGGGATCTGGAAGCAGGAAGGGGCTTGGGTTTTTCAAGGCGTGACATCGTCAATGGCAAGCAGGACCCAACCCAAGCCGTGGCCTCAGGCATTTTCCAGATCAACACCGCCGTATCCACCTTTCAGAGGCTCGTCAACACCATCGGTACCCCCAAGGACACGCCCGAGCTCCGCGAAAAGCT GCACAAGACAAGACTACATATTGGTCAATTGGTGAAGGATACTTCAGAAAAACTTAAACAAGTTAGTGAAAGAGATCATCATACTGAAGTCAAT GCGAGCAAGAAGATTACAGATGCTAAGCTTGCAAAAGATTTTCAAGCAGTGCTGAGAGAATTTCAGAAGGCTCAACGGCTTGCAGCTGAGAGAGAAACAGCATATGCTCCTTTTGTTCCCCAAGCAGTTCTTCCGTCCAG ACAGGAGGTCGTGCTATTGGACAATGAGATTTCCTTCAATGAGGCTATCATTGAGGAAAGAGAACAAGGAATACAAGAAATCCAGCAGCAAATTGGTGAAGTGAATGAGATTTTTAAAGATCTTGCTATATTGGTTCATGAGCAAGGAACCATGATTG ATGATATAGGCTCCAATATTGAGGGTGCCCACGCTGCTACTGGCCAGGCAAAGTCCCAACTTGTTAAGGCCTCAAAGACCCAAAGATCAAATTCATCTCTG ACTTGCTTGCTCTTGGTAATATTTGGAATCGTGCTTCTCATTGTGATAGTAGTACTTGCCGCTTAA
- the LOC117628135 gene encoding dolichol-phosphate mannose synthase subunit 2, translating to MELADKAVGFLLSYISLSIFTYYTFWVIILPFVNSDHFIHRYFLPQEYAILIPVFAGMVLLCFLCIFIGYVMLKSKKKKA from the exons ATGGAATTGGCAGACAAGGCCGTTGGGTTTCTGTTATCCTATATCAGTTTATCTATATTCACTTATTACACATTTTGGGTTATAATCTTG CCTTTTGTAAACAGTGATCACTTTATCCACCGGTATTTCCTGCCCCAAGAATATGCCATATTAATACCTGTGTTTGCTGGCATGGTGCTTCTCTGCTTCTTATGCATTTTCATTGGATATGTGATGCTCAaatccaaaaagaagaaagcatGA
- the LOC117627744 gene encoding probable calcium-binding protein CML18: MSNKQPVKLDDEQIADLREIFRSFDRNNDGSLTQLELGSLLRSLGLKPGPDQLDTLIQKADTNSNGLVEFSEFVALVAPELLSAKSPYTEDQLRQLFRMFDRDGNGFITAAELAHSMAKLGHALTAEELTGMIREADTDGDGRIDFQEFAHAITSAAFDNSWS, encoded by the coding sequence ATGAGCAACAAGCAGCCAGTGAAGCTAGACGACGAGCAAATCGCGGACCTGCGTGAAATATTCCGGTCGTTTGATCGAAACAACGACGGAAGCCTAACACAGCTGGAGCTGGGGTCGCTTCTGCGCTCACTGGGGCTGAAACCAGGGCCTGATCAGCTGGATACCTTGATCCAGAAGGCAGACACCAACAGCAATGGCCTTGTCGAGTTTTCGGAGTTCGTAGCCCTCGTAGCCCCTGAGCTTCTGTCCGCCAAGTCTCCTTACACGGAGGACCAGCTGAGGCAGCTGTTTCGGATGTTTGACCGGGACGGCAACGGATTCATCACAGCTGCCGAGCTGGCTCACTCCATGGCTAAACTTGGACATGCTCTTACAGCTGAGGAGTTGACTGGGATGATCAGGGAGGCTGATACTGATGGGGATGGCAGGATCGATTTCCAGGAGTTTGCTCATGCCATTACTTCTGCTGCTTTTGATAATTCTTGGTCTTAG
- the LOC117629371 gene encoding syntaxin-22-like isoform X1: MSFRDLEAGRGLGFSRRDIVNGKQDPTQAVASGIFQINTAVSTFQRLVNTIGTPKDTPELREKLHKTRLHIGQLVKDTSEKLKQVSERDHHTEVNASKKITDAKLAKDFQAVLREFQKAQRLAAERETAYAPFVPQAVLPSSYTASEIDISSDKSPEQRALLVESRRQEVVLLDNEISFNEAIIEEREQGIQEIQQQIGEVNEIFKDLAILVHEQGTMIDDIGSNIEGAHAATGQAKSQLVKASKTQRSNSSLTCLLLVIFGIVLLIVIVVLAA; this comes from the exons ATGAGCTTTCGGGATCTGGAAGCAGGAAGGGGCTTGGGTTTTTCAAGGCGTGACATCGTCAATGGCAAGCAGGACCCAACCCAAGCCGTGGCCTCAGGCATTTTCCAGATCAACACCGCCGTATCCACCTTTCAGAGGCTCGTCAACACCATCGGTACCCCCAAGGACACGCCCGAGCTCCGCGAAAAGCT GCACAAGACAAGACTACATATTGGTCAATTGGTGAAGGATACTTCAGAAAAACTTAAACAAGTTAGTGAAAGAGATCATCATACTGAAGTCAAT GCGAGCAAGAAGATTACAGATGCTAAGCTTGCAAAAGATTTTCAAGCAGTGCTGAGAGAATTTCAGAAGGCTCAACGGCTTGCAGCTGAGAGAGAAACAGCATATGCTCCTTTTGTTCCCCAAGCAGTTCTTCCGTCCAG CTACACTGCTAGTGAGATAGATATAAGCTCAGATAAGAGTCCCGAACAGCGTGCCCTCCTTGTGGAATCTAGAAG ACAGGAGGTCGTGCTATTGGACAATGAGATTTCCTTCAATGAGGCTATCATTGAGGAAAGAGAACAAGGAATACAAGAAATCCAGCAGCAAATTGGTGAAGTGAATGAGATTTTTAAAGATCTTGCTATATTGGTTCATGAGCAAGGAACCATGATTG ATGATATAGGCTCCAATATTGAGGGTGCCCACGCTGCTACTGGCCAGGCAAAGTCCCAACTTGTTAAGGCCTCAAAGACCCAAAGATCAAATTCATCTCTG ACTTGCTTGCTCTTGGTAATATTTGGAATCGTGCTTCTCATTGTGATAGTAGTACTTGCCGCTTAA
- the LOC117628101 gene encoding uncharacterized protein LOC117628101 — MQRQSLGGSPGSKLHQAHGGAKEQALLLDDAPNRSNKDLLVFSTSTSSSISADDDHKASKPHRLSSPPPTAPHKSIHVIPVLTLLCFLILFLFSHSPSQSDLAQFNGFTKLPGKKRADATDNEIGDLSRFIDIRKSDVLAIRSLRNLQDTQGTRKLPPRSRSHRKIADF, encoded by the exons ATGCAAAGACAATCGCTGGGGGGCTCACCGGGCTCCAAGCTCCACCAGGCCCATGGCGGAGCCAAGGAACAGGCTCTGCTCCTAGACGATGCTCCCAACCGCAGTAACAAGGACCTTTTAGTCTtttccacctccacctcctctTCAATCTCCGCGGACGACGACCACAAAGCATCAAAGCCTCACCGCCTGTCATCACCGCCCCCCACCGCTCCACACAAATCCATTCACGTCATCCCCGTCCTCACCCTCCTCTGCTTCCtcatcctcttcctcttctcccaCAGCCCCTCCCAATCAG ATTTGGCTCAGTTCAATGGCTTTACGAAACTACCAGGGAAAAAGCGCGCAG ACGCCACCGACAACGAAATCGGCGACTTGAGCCGATTTATTGATATCCGGAAGAGCGATGTTTTGGCGATCCGCAGCCTCAGGAACTTGCAGGACACCCAAGGAACCCGAAAACTCCCTCCGAGATCTCGCTCCCACCGGAAAATAGCCGATTTTTAA
- the LOC117627743 gene encoding nepetalactol-related short-chain-dehydrogenase/reductase 1-like has product MADPKEITNKKLQGKVAIVTGGASGIGEATARKFALHGVRAVVIADVQDEKGQNVAASIGSDRSIYIHCDVTDEDQVKSLIESTVRIYGRLDIMFSNAGIGSAGEQTVLELDLAMYDRVMAVNARGMAASVKHAARAMVEGRVRGSIVCTASVTASVGSAKFADYTMSKHAVLGLMRSASVQLSAYGIRVNCVSPGSVTTPLLRSSFKAGAVAEEEDVGRLVESSLRLKVGKTISVENIADSVVFLASDDSEFVTGHNLVVDGGFISRIT; this is encoded by the coding sequence ATGGCGGATCCGAAAGAAATTACCAACAAAAAGCTTCAAGGCAAGGTCGCGATCGTCACCGGAGGCGCCAGCGGCATCGGGGAAGCCACCGCGCGCAAATTTGCCTTGCACGGGGTGCGCGCCGTCGTGATCGCGGACGTCCAGGACGAGAAAGGCCAAAACGTCGCCGCATCGATCGGTTCCGACCGCTCCATCTACATCCATTGCGACGTGACCGACGAGGACCAGGTCAAGAGCTTGATCGAATCGACGGTCAGGATTTACGGCCGCCTCGACATCATGTTCAGCAACGCTGGCATCGGCTCCGCCGGCGAGCAGACCGTTTTGGAGCTGGACCTGGCCATGTACGACAGGGTCATGGCGGTCAACGCCCGCGGAATGGCGGCGAGTGTGAAGCACGCGGCGAGGGCGATGGTGGAGGGGCGCGTGAGGGGGAGCATCGTGTGCACGGCGAGCGTGACGGCGAGCGTGGGGTCGGCGAAGTTCGCGGACTACACAATGTCGAAGCACGCCGTTTTGGGGCTGATGAGGTCGGCGAGTGTGCAGTTGAGCGCGTACGGGATACGCGTCAACTGCGTGTCCCCAGGGAGTGTGACGACGCCGCTGCTGCGGTCGAGTTTTAAGGCGGGTGCGGTggcggaggaggaggatgtggGGAGGTTGGTGGAGTCAAGTTTGAGGTTGAAAGTAGGGAAGACGATCTCTGTGGAGAATATAGCTGACAGCGTCGTCTTTTTGGCTTCTGACGACTCTGAATTTGTCACCGGCCATAATTTGGTTGTGGATGGTGGGTTTATCAGTAGGATAACCTGA